One region of Salinirubrum litoreum genomic DNA includes:
- a CDS encoding DUF7282 domain-containing protein: MTRDTTPLLALLACCGLVLAGVAAGVPLDATPTAANDAPTASVALGDQQNNCNEPFSLTCVTAESYTLPDGGFIAVYDGDGELLFVTGGSDSGVETIDYIEPGSYNERVLAGGGSVAPPRDILVESQTLTAVAFRDTDGDRLPDVPQTTTDLFAGTDQPYTVSGTPVTDEQDVVVGDVPLVRIEPGEQIYADDVTVESGDRLELDPYVLDDVPVSGFEVEWTQTAGPPVELTASEDAERSPVFFTAPEVSTPVTLTFRLRVTDGQNNTGTDFVNVTVVQRTGPNSTVTFADGETQAGGTQVVLESVELDEGGFVTVRDAGLGTDTTGSVIGVSEYLDAGTHESVVVDLFDVPGASFERERLSIGSQTLTAVLHRDTDGDRTFDFVASGGAADAPYTYEGDSLTDDALVTYPGYYQVDLIGGLPYDRLGPHADNDFYADSGENRLLRWAHGEVVEPREFFESQGNAWPNATLRQCVGAGLIEYDETNDTASVRVTVTEGCAPQTLTLAVYDKPRVGFSREDNQTLVASTTRTLTPDTYTLTVDLPDENEA, encoded by the coding sequence ATGACACGCGATACGACTCCACTGCTCGCACTCCTTGCCTGTTGCGGCCTCGTCCTCGCGGGCGTCGCGGCTGGCGTCCCGCTAGACGCGACGCCCACGGCCGCGAACGACGCACCGACCGCTTCGGTAGCACTCGGTGACCAACAGAACAACTGTAACGAACCGTTCTCGCTGACGTGCGTCACCGCCGAGAGCTACACCCTGCCGGACGGTGGTTTCATCGCAGTGTACGACGGTGACGGCGAACTCCTGTTCGTCACCGGCGGCTCCGACTCCGGCGTGGAGACCATCGACTACATCGAACCCGGGTCGTACAACGAGAGGGTGCTGGCCGGGGGAGGTTCGGTCGCTCCTCCACGAGACATCCTCGTCGAGTCACAGACGCTCACCGCGGTCGCATTCCGTGACACCGACGGAGACCGGCTGCCGGATGTTCCGCAGACCACGACCGATCTGTTCGCCGGGACCGACCAGCCGTACACGGTGAGCGGTACCCCAGTCACCGACGAACAGGACGTCGTCGTCGGCGACGTCCCTCTCGTTCGTATCGAACCGGGCGAGCAGATCTACGCCGACGACGTGACCGTCGAATCCGGTGACCGCCTCGAACTCGACCCGTACGTGCTCGACGATGTCCCGGTGTCGGGCTTCGAGGTCGAGTGGACCCAGACAGCCGGTCCGCCGGTCGAACTCACCGCCAGCGAGGACGCGGAGCGGTCACCGGTGTTCTTCACCGCCCCCGAGGTGTCCACTCCGGTCACGCTCACGTTCCGACTGCGCGTGACCGACGGCCAGAACAACACCGGCACCGACTTCGTGAACGTCACGGTCGTCCAGCGGACCGGGCCGAACTCGACCGTCACGTTCGCCGACGGCGAGACGCAGGCGGGTGGGACGCAGGTCGTCCTCGAGAGCGTAGAACTCGACGAAGGCGGCTTCGTCACCGTCCGTGACGCCGGTCTCGGGACCGACACGACCGGGAGTGTGATCGGCGTCAGCGAGTATCTCGACGCCGGCACCCACGAGAGCGTCGTCGTCGACCTGTTCGACGTCCCCGGCGCGTCGTTCGAGCGCGAGCGACTCTCGATCGGGAGCCAGACCCTGACCGCCGTGCTCCACCGCGACACCGACGGCGACCGCACGTTCGACTTCGTCGCCTCCGGCGGCGCGGCCGACGCCCCGTACACCTACGAGGGCGACAGCCTGACCGACGACGCGCTGGTCACCTACCCCGGTTACTATCAGGTGGACCTGATCGGTGGCCTCCCCTACGACCGACTCGGCCCGCACGCCGACAACGACTTCTACGCCGACAGCGGGGAGAACCGGCTGCTCCGGTGGGCACACGGCGAGGTCGTCGAGCCGCGAGAGTTCTTCGAGAGTCAGGGGAACGCCTGGCCGAACGCGACGCTCAGACAGTGTGTCGGTGCCGGCCTGATAGAGTACGACGAGACGAACGACACGGCTTCGGTCCGCGTCACCGTCACCGAGGGGTGTGCTCCACAGACGCTGACGCTGGCGGTCTACGACAAACCCCGTGTCGGCTTCTCACGGGAGGACAACCAGACGCTCGTCGCGTCGACCACGAGAACGCTCACCCCCGATACCTACACGCTGACGGTCGACCTCCCCGACGAGAACGAAGCGTAG
- a CDS encoding DUF7130 family rubredoxin-like protein yields MSTDASTATEDDFEGIEHGQTVYDAEGNELGSIRGFDEAGFYVRAEAQYRTDEVEHTRDIFGKEYAMWRCWECGEMGRIEGADLPSACPDCGAPKEELYYWAED; encoded by the coding sequence ATGTCCACAGACGCATCGACAGCGACCGAGGACGACTTCGAGGGCATCGAACACGGTCAGACCGTCTACGACGCGGAGGGGAACGAACTCGGCTCCATCCGGGGGTTCGACGAGGCCGGCTTCTACGTCCGGGCCGAAGCGCAGTACCGGACCGACGAGGTCGAACACACTCGCGACATCTTCGGGAAGGAGTACGCGATGTGGCGCTGCTGGGAGTGCGGCGAGATGGGTCGGATCGAGGGTGCAGACCTCCCGAGCGCCTGTCCCGACTGTGGCGCACCGAAGGAGGAACTGTACTACTGGGCGGAAGACTGA
- a CDS encoding ornithine cyclodeaminase family protein, whose amino-acid sequence MQTLLLNSEDVHRNTQMPELIAAIEDAFAAYERGDAQMPPKSYIDLPQYNGDFRSMPAYLDAGDWDAAGIKWVNVHPDNREEYDLPTVMGTMIYSDPRNAFPLAVLDGTELTMQRTGAAAAVATDHLAVEDASSLGIIGAGVQSYTQLRAISTIRPIEEVVISDLDEEKVARFVDTFEGEFDVRAGTPEDAAACDVLSTVTPVESPIVQREWLGEHTHVNAMGADAKGKHELADEILLDAKLVIDDYEQTTHSGEINVPWSEGVLDDDDIYGEIGQIVVGEKQGRAPRDGVTVFDSTGLAIQDVAAAHVVYEHADENDNGYPFDLMGLDA is encoded by the coding sequence ATGCAGACACTCCTCCTCAACAGCGAGGACGTTCACCGGAACACGCAGATGCCCGAGTTGATCGCGGCAATCGAGGACGCCTTCGCCGCCTACGAACGCGGCGACGCGCAGATGCCCCCGAAGTCGTACATCGACCTCCCGCAGTACAACGGCGACTTCCGGTCGATGCCCGCCTATCTCGACGCGGGCGACTGGGACGCCGCCGGCATCAAGTGGGTCAACGTCCACCCCGACAACCGCGAGGAGTACGACCTCCCGACCGTGATGGGGACGATGATCTACTCCGACCCCCGGAACGCGTTCCCGCTGGCGGTGCTGGACGGCACAGAACTCACCATGCAGCGAACCGGCGCGGCGGCGGCGGTCGCCACCGACCACCTCGCAGTCGAGGACGCCTCGTCGCTCGGGATCATCGGCGCAGGTGTCCAATCCTACACGCAACTGCGAGCCATCTCCACCATCCGCCCCATCGAGGAGGTCGTCATCTCCGATCTGGACGAGGAGAAGGTCGCCCGGTTCGTCGACACCTTCGAGGGCGAGTTCGACGTGCGTGCCGGCACGCCCGAGGACGCCGCCGCCTGCGACGTGCTCTCGACGGTGACGCCGGTCGAGTCGCCAATCGTCCAGCGGGAGTGGCTCGGCGAGCACACCCACGTCAACGCGATGGGGGCCGACGCCAAGGGGAAACACGAACTCGCCGACGAGATCCTGCTGGACGCGAAACTCGTCATCGACGACTACGAGCAGACGACCCACTCCGGCGAGATCAACGTCCCGTGGAGCGAGGGCGTCCTGGACGACGACGACATCTACGGCGAGATCGGGCAGATCGTCGTCGGCGAGAAACAGGGCCGAGCGCCGAGAGACGGCGTGACCGTCTTCGACTCGACCGGCCTGGCGATCCAGGACGTGGCGGCGGCTCACGTCGTCTACGAACACGCCGACGAGAACGACAACGGCTACCCATTCGATCTGATGGGACTCGACGCCTGA
- a CDS encoding SDR family oxidoreductase, producing MDDEDPTTTDTESHVSADDDSPTVLVTAGTGTVGRHVVAALADEPVDLRVASRDPDRARETLAGDEHVEIDESALDGTAPDAVEFVAFDLGRPETYYPTLSGVDRLLLVRPPAVSRVERDLFPFVDAAARMGVAHVVFLSVLGAEKNPLLPHRRVESHLTDLPVDTTFLRAPSSVRTC from the coding sequence ATGGACGACGAGGACCCAACGACCACCGACACGGAGTCTCACGTCTCTGCGGACGACGACAGCCCGACGGTCCTCGTCACCGCGGGCACCGGCACGGTCGGTCGCCACGTCGTCGCCGCACTCGCGGACGAACCGGTCGACCTGCGCGTCGCCAGCAGGGACCCGGATCGCGCCCGCGAGACGCTCGCAGGGGACGAGCACGTCGAGATAGACGAGTCGGCACTGGACGGGACGGCACCGGACGCGGTCGAGTTCGTCGCCTTCGATCTCGGCAGACCGGAGACGTACTACCCGACGCTCTCGGGCGTAGATCGACTGCTTCTCGTCCGCCCGCCGGCCGTGAGCAGGGTCGAACGCGACCTGTTCCCGTTCGTCGACGCCGCCGCCCGGATGGGCGTCGCACACGTCGTCTTCCTCTCGGTGCTCGGGGCCGAGAAGAACCCCCTGCTCCCGCACCGTCGCGTCGAATCGCATCTCACCGATCTGCCGGTCGACACGACGTTCCTCCGGGCGCCTTCTTCTGTCAGAACCTGCTGA
- the thsB gene encoding thermosome subunit beta, whose protein sequence is MIILGEDSQRVKDRDAQEFNISAAKAVAEAVRSTLGPKGMDKMLVDSMGDVTITNDGVTILKEMDIDNPTAEMIIEVAETQEDEAGDGTTTAVAIAGELLKNAEDLIEQDIHPTAVIKGYNMASEYARDQVDEIAERVDPDDEAILKKVAETSMTGKGAELNKDVLSDLVVGAVQGVTVEADDGSHVVDLENVNIETQTGRTAGDSELLNGAVVDKDPVHDDMPKSAEDANILLLNEAIEVEETNADTNVSIDSPDQLQQFLDQEEEQLKAKVQKIVDSGADVVFCQKGIDDLAQHYLAKEGILAVRRTKKSDIKFLQNVVGGTVVSDLDSISADDLGFGTVSRDDADDLFYVEGEDAHGVTLLLRGSTDHVVDELERGITDALDVVAQTVSDGRVLAGGGAIEVELASRLRDYADSVSGREQLAVEAFADSLELVPRVLAENAGLDSIDTLVDLRAAHEDGHARAGLNVFTGEVEDTFEAGVVEPAHAKEQALSSATEAANLVLKIDDIIAAGDLSTEGDGDEGGAPAGGMGGMGGMGGAM, encoded by the coding sequence ATGATCATCCTCGGTGAAGACTCCCAGCGCGTCAAAGATCGAGACGCACAGGAGTTCAACATCTCCGCCGCGAAGGCGGTCGCCGAGGCGGTACGTTCCACACTCGGACCGAAAGGGATGGACAAGATGCTCGTCGACTCGATGGGCGACGTCACCATCACGAACGACGGCGTCACCATCCTGAAAGAGATGGACATCGACAACCCGACGGCCGAGATGATCATCGAGGTCGCCGAGACACAGGAGGACGAGGCCGGTGACGGCACGACGACCGCCGTCGCCATCGCCGGGGAACTCCTGAAGAACGCCGAGGACCTCATCGAGCAGGACATCCACCCGACGGCCGTCATCAAGGGGTACAACATGGCCTCGGAGTACGCCCGCGACCAGGTCGACGAGATCGCAGAGCGCGTCGACCCGGACGACGAAGCCATCCTGAAGAAGGTCGCCGAGACCTCGATGACCGGCAAGGGCGCGGAACTCAACAAGGACGTGCTCTCGGACCTCGTCGTCGGCGCAGTGCAGGGCGTCACGGTCGAGGCCGACGACGGCTCGCACGTCGTCGATCTGGAGAACGTCAACATCGAGACCCAGACCGGTCGCACGGCGGGCGACTCGGAACTGCTGAACGGTGCGGTCGTCGACAAGGACCCGGTCCACGACGACATGCCGAAGTCGGCCGAGGACGCGAACATCCTCCTGCTGAACGAGGCGATCGAGGTCGAGGAGACGAACGCCGACACGAACGTCTCCATCGACAGCCCGGACCAGCTCCAGCAGTTCCTCGACCAGGAGGAAGAACAGCTCAAGGCGAAGGTCCAGAAGATCGTCGACTCCGGTGCCGACGTCGTCTTCTGCCAGAAGGGCATCGACGACCTCGCCCAGCACTACCTCGCCAAGGAGGGCATCCTCGCGGTCCGCCGGACGAAGAAGTCCGACATCAAGTTCCTGCAGAACGTCGTCGGCGGCACGGTCGTCTCCGACCTCGACAGCATCTCTGCGGACGACCTCGGCTTCGGCACGGTCTCCCGTGACGACGCCGACGACCTGTTCTACGTCGAAGGCGAGGACGCCCACGGCGTGACGCTGCTCCTGCGCGGCTCCACGGACCACGTGGTCGACGAACTCGAACGCGGCATCACCGACGCGCTCGACGTCGTCGCACAGACGGTCTCCGACGGCCGCGTCCTCGCGGGCGGCGGTGCCATCGAGGTCGAACTCGCCTCGCGGCTGCGCGACTACGCCGACTCCGTCTCCGGCCGCGAGCAGTTGGCCGTCGAGGCCTTCGCCGACTCGCTGGAACTCGTCCCGCGCGTCCTCGCCGAGAACGCCGGGCTGGACTCCATCGACACGCTGGTCGACCTGCGTGCGGCCCACGAGGACGGCCACGCCCGCGCCGGCCTGAACGTCTTCACCGGCGAGGTCGAGGACACCTTCGAGGCCGGCGTCGTCGAACCGGCTCACGCGAAAGAGCAGGCCCTGTCGAGCGCGACCGAGGCCGCGAACCTCGTCCTCAAAATCGACGACATCATCGCCGCGGGCGACCTGTCGACCGAGGGCGACGGCGACGAAGGCGGCGCACCCGCCGGCGGCATGGGCGGCATGGGCGGCATGGGCGGCGCGATGTGA
- a CDS encoding DUF7535 family protein encodes MSSTDESPSTLKRVYRTVTPGVREQENAEMDVIGWTIFLGVVFLLLPLLPFILIVWAVTKLLDAIAGKPDES; translated from the coding sequence ATGAGTTCGACAGACGAATCACCCAGCACCCTGAAGCGAGTCTACCGCACGGTCACGCCCGGTGTCCGCGAACAGGAGAACGCCGAGATGGACGTGATCGGCTGGACCATCTTCTTGGGCGTGGTCTTCCTGCTCTTGCCACTGCTCCCCTTCATCCTCATCGTCTGGGCAGTCACGAAACTGCTCGACGCGATCGCCGGGAAGCCCGACGAGTCGTAG
- a CDS encoding ketopantoate reductase family protein: MEVLVFGAGSLGSLVGGLLARSHDVTLVGREPHVAAIRDSGLRVSGAVEATTHPEATTDGEGHEADLALVTVKSFDTATAAEALATGTIDTVLSLQNGLTEETLADRLPDATVLAGTATYGADLLAPGHVACTGVGRVVLGALSGGTDPAAERAGWTFRAGGVETLVATDMPRRRWEKLAVNAGINAVTALARVENGALAEGPAHEIARRATRETARVARSEGVALSNRRTSGAVERVIDATADNRSSTLQDVDAGRRTEVEAIFGEVVARAERASRENHVAVSVPTVRTLADLLRAWEVGRGVREE, from the coding sequence ATGGAGGTACTCGTCTTCGGCGCGGGCAGTCTCGGCAGTCTCGTCGGCGGACTCCTCGCCCGGAGTCACGACGTGACACTCGTCGGCCGGGAGCCACACGTCGCCGCGATCCGCGACTCGGGACTCCGCGTCTCCGGCGCGGTCGAGGCGACCACCCACCCCGAGGCGACGACCGACGGCGAGGGGCACGAGGCGGACCTCGCGCTCGTCACCGTCAAGTCGTTCGACACCGCGACCGCGGCCGAGGCGCTGGCGACCGGCACTATCGACACCGTTCTCTCGCTCCAGAACGGCCTGACCGAGGAGACGCTCGCAGACCGACTGCCGGACGCGACCGTCCTCGCCGGGACCGCGACCTACGGCGCGGACCTGCTGGCACCGGGCCACGTCGCCTGCACCGGCGTCGGGCGCGTCGTCCTCGGCGCACTGTCCGGCGGGACCGACCCGGCCGCCGAGCGCGCCGGCTGGACGTTCCGCGCGGGCGGCGTGGAGACCCTCGTCGCCACCGACATGCCGCGCAGACGCTGGGAGAAACTCGCGGTCAACGCCGGCATCAACGCGGTCACCGCGCTGGCCCGCGTCGAGAACGGCGCGCTCGCCGAGGGACCGGCCCACGAGATCGCACGCCGGGCGACCCGCGAGACCGCCCGCGTCGCTCGGAGCGAGGGTGTCGCGCTGTCGAACCGCCGCACGAGTGGGGCGGTCGAACGGGTGATCGACGCGACCGCCGACAACCGGTCCTCGACGTTGCAGGACGTAGACGCGGGCAGGCGGACCGAAGTCGAAGCGATCTTCGGTGAGGTCGTCGCTCGTGCCGAGCGCGCGAGCCGAGAGAATCACGTCGCGGTGTCGGTGCCGACCGTGCGGACGCTGGCCGACCTGCTCAGGGCGTGGGAGGTCGGGCGGGGCGTTCGCGAGGAGTAG
- a CDS encoding mechanosensitive ion channel family protein has translation MWSSSPVPVWLRAPTITPQSRVVPGQLTDPSGPLGEYAQFLEPAGVFAVAFFAVVAVGYFLLDPAVDRLLERREVDPTAELVFRRSTRVGYLAVGAFVGVALAGFEVLAGGSALVLAAVTFTLGVAGQDAVGNLVSGVFLVLDRNFSVGDFIRWQDKSGTVKDIGFRVTRVRTINNEIVTVPNTELATSAITTPYNGTTYRETLPIGIGYDDDPDEATRILVEAAHDQPDILSIPSPAVRLTEFAGSHVALEVQYWVANPKEANLLRIRSTFARAAKRRLESAGISVMPPSKHDLSGTLTVEREHLAETVAEAVDGVEGTGDVDGGEGVPDAGSSPEERVDEASEESEDVVAEDDDPGDEEAAREE, from the coding sequence ATGTGGTCCTCGTCGCCCGTCCCGGTGTGGCTTCGCGCTCCGACGATCACCCCGCAGTCGCGCGTCGTCCCCGGACAACTCACCGATCCGAGCGGGCCACTCGGAGAGTACGCGCAGTTTCTCGAACCGGCGGGTGTCTTCGCGGTCGCGTTCTTCGCGGTGGTCGCGGTCGGCTACTTCCTGCTCGATCCGGCGGTGGACCGCCTGCTGGAGCGCCGCGAGGTCGATCCGACCGCCGAACTCGTCTTCCGCCGGTCAACGCGGGTGGGCTACCTCGCGGTCGGGGCCTTCGTCGGGGTCGCACTCGCGGGCTTCGAGGTGCTGGCCGGCGGGTCGGCGCTGGTGCTCGCGGCCGTGACGTTCACGCTCGGGGTCGCGGGACAGGACGCGGTCGGCAACCTCGTGTCCGGGGTGTTTCTCGTGCTGGACCGGAACTTCTCGGTGGGCGACTTCATCCGGTGGCAGGACAAGTCGGGGACGGTGAAGGACATCGGCTTCCGGGTCACGCGGGTCCGGACGATCAACAACGAGATCGTGACGGTGCCGAACACCGAACTCGCCACCTCGGCGATCACGACCCCCTACAACGGGACGACGTACCGCGAGACGCTCCCCATCGGGATCGGCTACGACGACGACCCGGACGAGGCGACGCGGATCCTGGTCGAGGCGGCTCACGACCAACCGGACATCCTCTCGATCCCGAGTCCGGCGGTCCGACTCACCGAGTTCGCCGGGTCACACGTCGCACTGGAGGTGCAGTACTGGGTGGCGAACCCCAAGGAGGCGAACCTCCTGCGCATCAGGTCGACGTTCGCCCGAGCCGCGAAACGCCGGCTGGAGTCGGCCGGTATCTCGGTGATGCCGCCCTCGAAACACGACCTCTCGGGGACGCTGACCGTCGAACGGGAGCATCTCGCGGAGACCGTCGCCGAGGCGGTCGACGGTGTGGAGGGAACGGGCGACGTGGACGGTGGAGAGGGCGTACCCGATGCGGGGTCGTCACCCGAGGAGCGCGTCGACGAGGCGAGCGAGGAGTCGGAGGACGTCGTCGCCGAAGACGACGACCCCGGCGACGAGGAAGCCGCCCGCGAGGAGTAG
- the pheA gene encoding prephenate dehydratase, translating to MKAVTLGPAGTYSHRAARAVADSVEFREAVTAIVQAVADGEYDRGVVPIENSIEGSVTESLDAVAEYEVSVLKEIVTPIRHALLAQSGHFEVVASHSQALAQCRSYLEAEYPDARLEAVASTARGVERAREDPTVAGIGHPDNADGDLQVLAEDIQDRSSNATRFLVVGPASEASDAGGKTSLVVYPNANYPGLLLELLEAFADRDINLSRIESRPSGNRLGDYLFHIDFEAGLYEQRAQDAVAEVEEIASKGWVRRLGSYDTMHVLY from the coding sequence ATGAAAGCCGTCACGCTCGGTCCCGCCGGGACCTACTCCCACCGGGCCGCCCGCGCCGTCGCCGACAGCGTCGAGTTCCGCGAAGCCGTCACCGCCATCGTGCAGGCGGTCGCCGACGGCGAGTACGACCGTGGCGTCGTCCCCATCGAGAACAGCATCGAGGGGAGCGTCACCGAGAGTCTCGACGCGGTCGCCGAGTACGAGGTCTCGGTCCTGAAGGAGATAGTCACGCCGATCCGGCACGCACTGCTCGCCCAGTCGGGCCACTTCGAGGTCGTCGCCAGCCACTCGCAGGCACTCGCGCAGTGCCGGAGCTACCTCGAAGCCGAGTACCCCGACGCGCGACTGGAGGCGGTCGCCAGCACCGCCCGTGGCGTCGAACGCGCCCGCGAGGACCCGACCGTCGCCGGCATCGGCCACCCGGACAACGCCGACGGCGACCTGCAGGTGCTCGCCGAGGACATCCAGGATCGCTCCTCGAACGCGACGCGATTCCTCGTCGTCGGGCCCGCCAGCGAGGCGTCGGACGCCGGGGGGAAGACCTCGCTCGTCGTCTACCCGAACGCGAACTACCCCGGTCTCCTGCTGGAACTGCTCGAAGCGTTCGCCGACCGCGACATCAACCTCTCCCGCATCGAGTCCCGGCCCAGCGGGAACCGCCTCGGCGACTACCTGTTCCACATCGACTTCGAGGCGGGTCTGTACGAGCAGCGCGCACAGGACGCGGTCGCGGAGGTCGAGGAGATCGCCAGCAAGGGCTGGGTCCGCCGACTCGGCTCCTACGACACGATGCACGTCCTCTACTGA
- a CDS encoding Hsp20/alpha crystallin family protein, whose amino-acid sequence MMRRSTPFEELDAMMERMSRQFDEMGRRFDESGMIRTHEVAVDVTDEDEQIRVVADLPGFEKEDIDLAVANGVLTIRGNREMESEEGDGEYLRRERRSQSMKRSISLPEEIDEAGARASYSNGVLTVTLPKLSPDYTDESRRIDID is encoded by the coding sequence ATGATGCGACGTTCTACCCCCTTCGAGGAACTCGACGCGATGATGGAGCGCATGAGCCGCCAGTTCGACGAGATGGGCCGACGGTTCGACGAGAGCGGCATGATCCGCACCCACGAGGTCGCGGTCGACGTGACCGACGAGGACGAGCAGATCCGCGTCGTCGCCGACCTGCCGGGCTTCGAGAAGGAGGACATCGACCTCGCGGTCGCCAACGGCGTCCTCACCATCCGCGGCAACCGCGAGATGGAGTCCGAGGAGGGCGACGGCGAGTACCTGCGCCGCGAGCGCCGGAGCCAGTCGATGAAGCGGTCGATCAGCCTCCCCGAGGAGATCGACGAGGCGGGTGCCCGTGCCAGCTACAGCAACGGCGTGCTGACCGTCACCCTGCCGAAGCTCTCGCCCGACTACACGGACGAGTCCCGCCGTATCGACATCGACTGA
- a CDS encoding sulfatase, with protein MSADAPDNVLFVVMDTVRKDHLTPYGYEKPTTPGLADFAEEATVFEQAVAPAPWTLPVHASLFTGLYPHQHGADQENPYLDGTTTLAQTLSAEGYDTACYSSNAWITPYTRLTDGFDDQDNFFEVMPGDFLSGPLAKAWQTLNDNETLRAVADKLVSLGNTAHELLAGGEGADSKTPAVVDRTQEFITESEASDSEGFFAFVNLMDAHLPYHPPEEYAEEFAPGVDSADICQNSKEYNSGARDIDDEEWDAIRGLYDAEIAHIDAELTRLFDWLKAEDLWDDTAVVVCADHGELHGEHDLYGHEFCLYDPLINVPLLIKHPALDAERREDQVELLDTYHTVLDSLGVAGGDPAEDGETAVGLDTTRSLLSADYRDFASPESADPATAEADTDTDTPVASDGGTVEDATAAREGAIETAMRSGLTGTRDRDPGKIGTGEYAFVEYSRPVVELKQLEEKASDAGITLPEDSRFYSRMRAARRTDAKYVRIDRIPDEAYRIDQDPDETENLADADDAAIAEVERALAAFEDAAGGAWVGADDGEVTDDSLSEMDDEAQERLRDLGYME; from the coding sequence ATGAGCGCAGACGCCCCGGACAACGTCCTCTTCGTCGTGATGGACACGGTCCGGAAGGACCACCTCACGCCCTACGGCTACGAGAAGCCGACGACGCCGGGACTCGCCGACTTCGCCGAGGAAGCGACCGTCTTCGAGCAGGCGGTCGCCCCGGCCCCGTGGACCCTGCCGGTCCACGCTTCGCTGTTCACTGGACTCTACCCCCACCAGCACGGTGCGGATCAGGAGAACCCGTACCTCGACGGGACGACGACCCTCGCCCAGACCCTCTCGGCCGAGGGGTACGACACCGCCTGCTACTCCTCGAACGCCTGGATCACGCCGTACACCCGGCTGACCGACGGCTTCGACGATCAGGACAACTTCTTCGAGGTGATGCCGGGCGACTTCCTCTCGGGACCACTCGCCAAGGCGTGGCAGACGCTGAACGACAACGAGACCCTGCGTGCGGTGGCGGACAAACTCGTCTCGCTGGGCAACACTGCCCACGAACTGCTGGCAGGCGGCGAGGGAGCCGACTCGAAGACCCCCGCCGTGGTCGACCGGACACAGGAGTTCATCACGGAGTCGGAGGCGAGCGACAGCGAGGGCTTCTTCGCGTTCGTCAACCTGATGGACGCGCACCTGCCCTACCACCCACCCGAGGAGTACGCCGAGGAGTTCGCGCCGGGCGTCGACTCCGCGGACATCTGCCAGAACTCGAAGGAGTACAACTCCGGGGCCCGCGACATCGATGACGAGGAGTGGGACGCCATCCGAGGGCTGTACGACGCAGAGATCGCCCACATCGACGCCGAACTGACGCGCCTGTTCGACTGGCTGAAGGCCGAGGACCTGTGGGACGACACGGCGGTCGTCGTCTGTGCGGACCACGGCGAACTCCACGGCGAACACGACCTCTACGGCCACGAGTTCTGTCTGTACGACCCGCTGATCAACGTCCCCCTGCTGATCAAACACCCCGCGCTCGACGCCGAGCGACGCGAGGATCAGGTCGAACTGCTGGACACCTACCACACCGTCCTCGACTCGCTGGGCGTCGCGGGCGGCGATCCGGCCGAGGACGGCGAGACAGCCGTGGGACTGGACACCACTCGCTCCCTGCTGTCGGCCGACTACCGGGACTTCGCCTCGCCGGAGTCGGCGGACCCGGCGACAGCCGAGGCCGACACGGACACGGACACCCCCGTCGCGAGCGACGGCGGGACGGTCGAGGACGCCACCGCCGCACGCGAGGGGGCGATCGAGACCGCGATGCGGTCCGGCCTCACTGGAACGCGGGACCGCGACCCCGGCAAGATCGGAACCGGCGAGTACGCGTTCGTCGAGTACTCGCGGCCGGTGGTCGAACTCAAGCAGTTGGAGGAGAAGGCGAGCGACGCGGGGATCACCCTGCCAGAGGACTCCCGGTTCTACTCCCGGATGCGCGCCGCCCGGCGGACCGACGCGAAGTACGTCCGGATCGACCGCATCCCCGACGAGGCGTACCGCATCGACCAGGACCCCGACGAGACGGAGAACCTCGCGGACGCGGACGACGCGGCCATCGCCGAGGTCGAACGTGCCCTCGCCGCGTTCGAGGACGCGGCCGGCGGCGCGTGGGTCGGGGCCGACGACGGAGAGGTCACGGACGACTCCCTGTCGGAGATGGACGACGAGGCGCAGGAACGCCTGCGCGATCTGGGCTACATGGAGTAG